The window AATTAGCCACCCTTGCCTATATATAAATAGAGCTTGATTAATTTATtcgatcatcatcatcaatctaaTTCATTCTTTCATATGAACCAACAAGCTCCAAGTGTTCTTTGTTCAAGTCAACAGGttcaatatgaatttgagaaTGCCAGGACAAAAAGGTCCATAAGAACCAGACTAGTGCCTAAGCATGCAGAActatttctctatctctctttttatttgggattttttttttcatttttagcttttATTTGTCAGTAAAATTGTGTTTACAGAGTTCCATCAGTGAttccttcgtgtttgctgaatgtATAACCACACATAGGCTTGTCGTATCCTGagagctatttgcctgtaacttGTCAGCAGTCTCAATTACCTTGAGAATGGGCAAATAAAACTTTAAGGATAGCATCGTTATATGTGCCTTAGCCTGTCCTTAATCTTTTATATTTTCGGTTTTCAATTTCCTTCTATTTTATTGtaattataaatatataatttgATATTAACAAatctcaacaatcttaaagcgttattgtAATAGAAACTAAAAGTATATTTTCTATCAAACTGATGAACTAGGATCTGATTCGACTCGATCGGTTTGATAGAAATAACTTCACTAGATGGCAAGACAAGATAAAGTTTTTACTGACAGTATTGCAATTTACTACATCTTAGATCCAAACTTATAGATATTGCTTGAAGCAACTGGTAAGGACACACCCAAACAAGTTGATGTGCACAACAAACTATTTGAAGATGAACTGTTGTGCCGTGAACATATACTAAACGCACTATCTGACTATTTATATAATATCTACACCCAAACTATGTTTGTAAAAGAAATTTGGACCAGCACAGAGTTCAAATAAAAGGTCAAAGAAGAAAGTACCAATAAGTTCCTCATAGCTAGGTACTTCGACTTTAATATGATAGATAATAAACTACTGCTACCCTAAATCTAAGAATTGTAGCTAATTGTAAACAAAATTAAGGCCCTTAAAATCGATTTCCCTGAGTCATTCTAAGTCGGTGCTATAATCGTAAAATCTTTCCCAATATAGAAAGACTACGTAAGAAGTTGTATAGGACTAAGGACTATATACTGGAATAAATCTATAAACATttaagaattgaggaagaatcccgtaaccatGATAAGAAAGCTGAAAATGAGAATTCCTCATCATACATACAATTAGTAGAAATGACCCAAAATAAGAATCCTAAGAAAGACGATTCCTTGAAACCCAATAAAGAAAAATTTaagaaatcacaaaagaataacgAAATTTTAAAGGCCCTTGCCATGTCTGTGAAAAAATTGAGCATTATGATTGAGTATGCCAACTTCACAAATCGAAGAAAGAAATAAGTCTAGTTGAAGATGAGAGAGTTGTCATGATCACTgaggttaacatgatatcaaagggAAAGTAATTGGTTAGTGGTATGATACGGCTGCCATAGTCCATGTCTGCTATGATAGGTTTGCCTTTAAAACCTATAAAGACGTAACCAatagtcaagaagtccaaatTGGTAATGAAGGCTTATCAAAGATCATAGGTAAAGGAATCATGGAATTAGTGTTTACCTCTGGTAAGAAGGTGATCTTGAGTAATGTGTTGCACGTCATAAACAttaggcgaaacttagtttctaagGATCTTCTAAGAAAACCTGGAATACGGGTAGTGTACGAATCAGGCAAGTTGATTCGGTCAAAGAATAAAAACTTTATCAGAAAGAGATATACTTATAATGACATGATTAATAAATTTTCTGTGAATGAAAGtaacacttctgcgtatatggttgaatctatAACATTGTAGCATGGTTGATTAGCACATGTAAGATATAATAATGGCTAAGAATAGCCTGATCTCATACATTAAAAATGAGAATGATAAATTTGAAGTGTGCATATGATCCTAAATGATAAAGAAACTATTTTAAGTGCTGAGAGATCATTTCAAGTATTGAATCTTGTGCACACTAATATCTGTGAGTCGAATGAAGGCAGAATGTACTTTATAACTTTTATTAATTATTGCTCCAGATACGTATATGTATATTTATTGAGGAATAAAAATGAAGCATTGAGTATGTTCAAGGTATATAAAAtggaagtagaaaatcaattaaataagaaaataaagattCTCCGCAATgacagaggaggagaatacttctcaagTGAATTCTccaacttctgtgaagaacacaACTTAGTACACCAATGCACTGCACCATATACACCACAATAGAACGGTGTAATAGAAAAGAAGAACATGACCTTAGTAGAAAtgatcaactcaatgctaatataaACAAAGTTGCCACTGAGTGTATAGAGTGAAGCACTACTTGCAGTGTGCCATATCCTAAATAGGACTtaatattcaaaaataaaaataaaatcaaaacgcCATCATATGAGGTATGAAAATGTAGGAAACTTAACCTAGGGTATcttaaaagtgtgggggtgtctcgGGTATTGTAGAATACCTGATcttaaaagaactaagttaggactcAGATCTATCAAGTGTGCCTTTGTAGGGTATGTAAAAAGTAGCAATGCCTATAGACTCCTACACTTAGAGTCGAATATTCTCAAAAAGTCGAAAGacattgagttctttgagaactcaccaTCTTTAGAgtaaaaggataatgaaatctaaatttcTAAAAGTAAACTACTGAGTAAAGCTTGATAAGAAGTTGAAGCTCCAAGCGAACCTTGTAGGAGCTAAATGGTAAGGTCAAAAACAGTCTTAACTCTGAACAGATAGACTCTCAGTGTATCCTTTTTCATCTCGTAGAGGgtgatagagaaaatgttattagGAAGATAATTATAGTAATGACTGTAAAAGATGACCCTAAAATCTTTAGTAAGGTTATATCTTATAAAGACTTGGCTTTCTAGAAGGAAGCCGttaatgatgagatggactcgatagtgtcaaatcaaacatgagaaTTGATGGACTTACTTTCAGGTTCTAAATCCATATGATGTAAATatgtatttaggaagaaataccACATTGATATGaccatccaaacctttaaagATAAATTAGTAGCTAAGTGGTACGTACAACAAAAAGAAAGGATAAATTATTTTGACATATTCTCATTAGCTAGAATAACATCCGCTAGGATTTTATTTACGTTAgtatccatacatcatctttacATCAATTGAATGTTGAAACTTCAGTCTGTGATTGCACTTTCAACAATCGAAGCTGAATACATGACAATGACAAAAGTATTCAAGGAAGCGGTTTGgttaaaagagatgatgaatgagttggggcttcaGTAGGAAGCCGTGCCTGTGTATTGTGATAGTGAGAGTGCAATCAATTTGACAAAGAACTTGGTGTACCACTCCTaaactaagcacattgatgttcgtcatcattttatccgacaaaTGCTAGATGAAAGAGATGtcactcttgagaagattcacatcAATATGAATCTAACAGATATGCTTATGAATATTGTtcttgtagagaagttcaagttttgctcAACTTCTCTAAGCTTGGCAAAGAAGAAATGAATATAAATTGTGTATAGAAGCGATTATAGTGGTGTTACCATTGAAGATTATTAGAGATGGTGATAGAAACTTAAAGTAGTAGAGCTAGAGGATTAAAGCcatagtggagattgttgattAAGTGCATTTAATCTGGTGCAACATTCTTTATCGATTCAACTAAGGTATATTTTGGTCGACCATTGCACACTATGATGTGTTCGGTCAACCGAAGGTCTAATTTGGTCGACCGAAGTGAAATTACACGTGGTGTAGGATACCAAGGCTATGAGTTGAAGCTTAATGGAGTTATATAATTGTAGATATGGGCATACAATtgtttacttaaactaatatccCAATTTAAACTAAGTAATTTAACATTAAGGTTTTTAAAccaatagtgggtccaatcacatagactacaatagataTGTCATTTAAGTAACTAGTTTATATATGatagtatacatgtgtgtgtggaatgtgttaACTATTTACTCTTGACATTTATCTAATTGTGTAAACATATAGTTCACTAATAAAacacaagcataattaaacaagtgctcaaattaCAATCCAAATATAAGCATGTATATTGGTTCAATTTCCCTACTTCACTCCCATTAAACGCACTCAACCTATGggtgcaccaaatttcattatcGGAGGctttaaatcaagttcacatcTAACCTTTATAGCCTTACATAAGGATTGCAATTCTATACAAGAACCTATCTAGCGTACACTCTCGCTAAAGGCTCCTACGAAAGATTTTATTTGGTTTTCAATCGGCTAGCCAAGAACCTTGATCTTAGTCCAAGGACCTACGTTCATTTCTATTAGAAGCTCTTATAGAGACTAATACATATGCGTCTATGTCTAGTGAATTTAACCCTGCACAAGATCTTAGATCTTACACACAAATCTATCGAGTTTGGGCCATAAACTCTTACCCTTAATCATACATAAGAAAAGAGAGTATTGACACattaatgatatttatttgtcaaattGAACCCTTTTGATGTATTGTCTCAAGTTACTTAATTAATGCTCTCTCATGCTTCAATTAGCTCCTATTTTTCTCCCCCGATCGTTAATGTCGATGAGTTGTTAATGCTTCAATTATAAGATTAAATACCTTATACGCGATGCTcttttgaggtgaccaaggtgatgggaggctGGGCGAATCTCTTATAAcatatgagaatgttgtaatttcctaagggattcacctagatgcaTATTGTAgaagttcatcttcttcattgagGATAGAATCTTCTTTCAAGTGATGAATCATAAGAAAAATAACTTAGATATATGGTTTTAGAGGCTTGTAGTGTGGGATATTAGTGGGGAATCTCCTAAGATTCTATTATAccaaaaatccatcattttaCCTAAGAACCGAATAACCTTTTATAAGAAATTGATTTGTAACGCTTATAAAATGGTTAGTTAATAACTCTATCAATAGGATTGAAAGGGCCTTCGATGAGATCGAAGGTTCCTCGATATGATCGAACCCTCTGTTAATTCCATCGACAAAATCCACAATTATCTATGTATGGTTGCTGGATTCATTCTTCGATCGGATCGGGTGGTACTTCAATTTTATTGAGTCCCATCGACAACTTATTAATGGGAATGAGAACTACTAGAAAATTGTTAttttgggcatatgatttcacAACAACCTTACACTTCTtgtagccttacttatcatgttctaattaAGTTTCTAAAGTcaagggatgatcaacaaggtttacctatatgGATAGAATTGTTTAGAGGTTCAATAGTTGTTTAGGGTCAATATTAGGGTCACTAAGATACCTCATATATttattctttgctccttgatgctctacGTACTCTTGTGTCTTCGGTTTTCAACTTTCAAGAGCTCAATTGACTACATGACACACAAACGCACATGATTGATAAATAAGGTACATAAATCAGTTCATTAACACGAAGCATACTGTAAAGTTTTCGGTCAACTAAAGGTCCAATTGGGTCAATCGAATGGGCGTGTAAGTTTTTGCCTAAGTGTggattttattttctaattttgtaTGTTAGTATATAAGTACGTCCATAGATGCAATTAGGGTAATGCTAGAAACGTTCTAAAGGCTAGTACAAATTTTCTAGGGTTTGAAGGAAAAAGCTAAGGTTTCATTTGTAAGTTGATCTATCTCTTGTATTCttctgattatagtggattgttcATCACTTTATGTCATGGTTTTTCTTCGTAAAGACTTTCCATATAaaatctttgtgtttgcttggctttttatttctttattgcaTTATTTGATTTGATCTGAGGTTACTACCGTGCCCAACAAAGGTTTTCTTAAATAAATCCCAAGATATTACAATAAGATACATATAGAGAGATGCTGAATTTGAGCTATTGCCAATGTCACACAAATCTTTTATTTGGCGAGGCTTCTCTATAATGGcaatgtaacaaaaaaaaaagagaggagaaaactgAGATGAAATGTCTAAAGTGCATGATTTATAAAGGCTTATTGTGATTATTGTTCACATTGAAAGCATAGGAGCTAATTGAGGAAATGTAGAAACAATGTAAGTACAACTTTATTAATTGTTTTTCTACCGTGCAAAATGAATCCTTTATATTGAGCCATTTGAATCACGGACAGATGACCCAGGTTCAAAGTGCCATAAGTGTCTTTAAGAAAAGTTGGCATGGGACACCCCTATTAGTTTTGTGTTTGGCCCACCACAGTGTTTACGTGCAATTCAATCCATTCACTTAATGTGACTCATTGGGACGAAAGAATTATCCAAAGGTCATGGtattccaaatctcaggtaggccacaccacatgtatTTAGAGGTTTTCTGTATAATTTTATTGGTGTCCTGCCTGCATGTTGAATCAACGTGATTATTGGATCAAGCCCAAAAAAGGGGTGATATATCTTATAGATGAGCTGATTTCATATGTTAAGTTGTTTTGCTTTCATTAGATGACGttttataataattataaattgtATGCTGGTGATGTTCCACATAATCTATACAAATATCCAATGAAAAATCATCTAGTGTATCTTTAAGTTCAGTATGTCTAACAAAAATGATGTGTTGTCGATATAAAAAAGCATAAATGTAAGTGACACTTTAGAATTAGaatattgaaaattaaaaattactTTCCATAGTAAATATCTTATCCCCTCCACTACTTTTGTATTACCTTTTATATGATATTTTTTCACTGGCAACATATCACTGGCTCTCGTGTGACTGTCACTCCAGTGGCATAAAACATCCAGCAGCTAGACAGAGGTCCAAAATGTTAACAAGCAGTACGTGTATAAGCAAGACAGCAAAACGCACTTaactagtggggcccacgtgatgaacgGCTCCGATATAGCGCGGGGGTGTATCGGCGAGTAGATAAGATTCATACTCTCGCGAGTACCCATTTTACCTATCTGAAGACTTTTCAATTCATCCGGCCAACAAGTTGCTTCCCATGACTCTTCTCCCTTATTTCTTGAATTCGCCGcccctctccttctctttcttctctttagaCTATCCTTTCTCTAATAAcccctcttctcttcttctctttcatacaccaatctctctctctctctctctctctctctctctccctccctttctctctctgtctctgtctctaaTCTGCACCTCTTGCATCAGATCCAGAATTCGTGGCTGCAACTGTAACATTTCTCTATCCAAAATGATTTCCAGCTCTCTGGGCCGTTGATCATGGCTCACCACCGGCCCCTCCTTGATCCTTCCCCTCGAACACCCCCCTCCGATCCCTCTCCCTTCCCTTTCTCTCACACAACCACCTCCATAATGACTACCCCTCCTTCCACGCAAAATTACGCTTCTGCCCCTCCTACTTCTTCTGCCTCCCTCCCTTACTCCTCCTCCTCCCGCCGTGCCGCTTCCGGCCGATCAAAGCCACAGTCCGGCCGCGTCACGATCGGCGGCTCCGACTCCTCCGGCCATGCATCAGCCAATTTGGGGAACTCCGCTTCCGGCTTCTCCATCGAGAGCCTTGGGCCTGGCGTTGGCCCCGGAATCTCCTCGTCGACGCGCCGGCGTTACGGCTCGCGGGGCGCCGAGTCCGATGGCTACGGCTCGTCCCAGCGCGAGATCAGCGATGAGGATGCTCGCCTCGTGTACATCAATGAACCTGTGCGGACGAATGAGAAGTTCGAATTCGCTGGGAATTCGATCAGGACTAGTAAGTACTCTGTTCTCACGTTCATCCCCCGCAACCTGTTCGAGCAGTTCCACCGCGTCGCCTACATCTACTTCCTCATCATCGCTATCTTAAATCAGCTCCCGCAGCTGGCTGTCTTCGGCCGCACAGCTTCGATCCTGCCGCTGGCCTTCGTCCTACTTGTGACTGCAGTGAAGGATGCTTATGAGGACTGGCGGCGGCACCGCTCGGATAGGATCGAGAACAACCGGATGGCATCCATCCTGTCGGATGGTCAGTTCACAGCCAAGCGATGGAAGGATATTCGGGTTGGTGAGATTCTTAAAATTGAAGCAGACCAGACTCTCCCCTGTGACATGGTCTTGCTGTCGACGAGTGACCCCACTGGCGTGGCCTACATTCAGACGATCAATCTCGATGGCGAGTCGAATTTGAAGACCCGCTATGCAAAGCAAGAGACCCTTTCGAGGATGCCTGAGAAAGAGGGGATGAACGGTCTGATACGGTGCGAGCGGCCCAACCGGAACATATATGGGTTCATGGCTAATATGGATATCGAGGGGAAGCGGGTCTCCCTGGGACCGTCAAATATCGTGCTCCGTGGGTGCGAGCTCAAGAACACCAAGTGGGCGGTGGGTGTAGTGGTGTACGCCGGTAGGGACACTAAGGTGATGTTGAACAGCTCAGGCGCCCCATCAAAGAGGAGCCGATTGGAGACACGTATGAACTACGAAATCATACTCCTTTCGGTGTTCCTCATCACCTTGTGCACAGTGGTCGCCATGTTGCATGGGATATGGCTGCGGACCCACCTGGATGAGCTGAATTTCACACTGTTCTACCGGAAGAAGGACTACTCGGGGGATGAAGAAGAAAACTACAAGTACTACGGGATTGGGATGGAGGTATTCTTTGCCTTCTTGATGTCGGTGATAGTGTTCCAGATCATGATCCCGATCTCTCTCTACATTTCGATGGAATTGGTGCGGCTCGGGCAGGCCTACTTCATGATCCGGGACGCCCACCTGTATGACGAGGCATCGAATTTACGGTTCCAATGCAGGGCTTTGAACATAAATGAGGATCTCGGGCAGGTAAAGTACGTGTTCTCGGACAAGACGGGAACGCTGACGGAGAACAAAATGGAGTTCCAGTGTGCGAGTGTGAGAGGAGTGGATTACAGCGGCGAGAAAGATGGTTCAAATGGCGAGCGAGATGGTTCTTCTGTCGTAGGTATGGCTTCTTTCATTGGGTTGTGCTTgtatgctcaattgaattgaatttgaATTCATTTGGTTCATTTGGAACGTTGACACAAACCCCTAATTGCGATACCATGCTTTTCAAGCCGGATTGTTTTCAACcaaattgagcatccaaatgcagccttgcTTGATCTTGATGCACGTTTTGTCTCAAGGAGTTGTTGTAGTGATTTGGTCGTATGTGTTTGGATCAGTTGATGGGCAAGTTTGGAAGCCGAAGATGAAGGTGAAGACTGACCCTATGCTCCTTCGACTGTTGAGAAGTGGCACGGAAATGGAGGAAGGCAAGCATGCTCGTGATTTCTTCCTTGCACTTGCTGCTTGCAATACCATCGTGCCCATAATCGTGGAGACACCAGACCCAATGCAGAAGTTGATAGATTATCAAGGTGAGTCGCCTGATGAGCAGGCGTTGGCTTATGCCGCCGCCGCATATGGGTTTGTGCTCGTCGAACGAACTTCAGGGCACATAGTCATTGACGTGCAGGGCGACCGGCAAAGGT of the Magnolia sinica isolate HGM2019 chromosome 7, MsV1, whole genome shotgun sequence genome contains:
- the LOC131251154 gene encoding phospholipid-transporting ATPase 1; the encoded protein is MAHHRPLLDPSPRTPPSDPSPFPFSHTTTSIMTTPPSTQNYASAPPTSSASLPYSSSSRRAASGRSKPQSGRVTIGGSDSSGHASANLGNSASGFSIESLGPGVGPGISSSTRRRYGSRGAESDGYGSSQREISDEDARLVYINEPVRTNEKFEFAGNSIRTSKYSVLTFIPRNLFEQFHRVAYIYFLIIAILNQLPQLAVFGRTASILPLAFVLLVTAVKDAYEDWRRHRSDRIENNRMASILSDGQFTAKRWKDIRVGEILKIEADQTLPCDMVLLSTSDPTGVAYIQTINLDGESNLKTRYAKQETLSRMPEKEGMNGLIRCERPNRNIYGFMANMDIEGKRVSLGPSNIVLRGCELKNTKWAVGVVVYAGRDTKVMLNSSGAPSKRSRLETRMNYEIILLSVFLITLCTVVAMLHGIWLRTHLDELNFTLFYRKKDYSGDEEENYKYYGIGMEVFFAFLMSVIVFQIMIPISLYISMELVRLGQAYFMIRDAHLYDEASNLRFQCRALNINEDLGQVKYVFSDKTGTLTENKMEFQCASVRGVDYSGEKDGSNGERDGSSVVVDGQVWKPKMKVKTDPMLLRLLRSGTEMEEGKHARDFFLALAACNTIVPIIVETPDPMQKLIDYQGESPDEQALAYAAAAYGFVLVERTSGHIVIDVQGDRQRFNVLGMHEFDSDRKRMSVIVGCPDKTVKVFVKGADSSMFGVIDRSLNSDIIRGTEGHLHAYSSMGLRTLVVGMRELSTSEFEQWQSAYEKANSALMGRAGLLRAVAVGVERNLSILGASGIEDKLQQGVPEAIESLRQAGIKVWVLTGDKQETAISIGYSCKLLTNDMTQIVININSRESCKKSLEDAKAMSKKITAISAAAQNSEGGAGSGRVPLALIIDGTSLVYILETEFEEELFELATACSVVLCCRVAPLQKAGIVALIKNRTEDMTLAIGDGANDVSMIQMADVGIGISGQEGRQAVMASDFAMGQFRFLVPLLLVHGHWNYHRMGYMILYNFYRNAVFVFILFWYVLYTAFSLTTAITEWSSVLYSVIYTSLPTIIVGILDKDLSRRTLLKYPQLYGAGHRKECYNPKLFWLTMIDTVWQSLVIFYIPFFAYKHSTISGSSIGDLWTLAVVILVNIHLAMDVIRWTWITHAVIWGSIVATFICVIVIDVIPDLPGYWAIFEIASTGLFWACLLAILVMAMVPRFVIKVFNQYVRPGDIQIAREAEKFGNSRENSGVEIEMNPIPTPPRETTQ